The following proteins are encoded in a genomic region of Mustela erminea isolate mMusErm1 chromosome 3, mMusErm1.Pri, whole genome shotgun sequence:
- the LOC116585752 gene encoding olfactory receptor 2T33-like yields the protein MEDLNDTTEMFILLGLFNHTQTHVFLFSMVLMIFLISLLGNALMIVLIHEDPQLHTPMYFLLSQLSLMDMMLVSTIVPKMATNYLMDTRTISPAGCGAQIFLFVTLGGGECFLLAAMAYDRYVAICHPLRYPILMNQKLCFQMTAGSWLLGGVDGLMQAGTTLSFPYCHSREINHFFCEAPSLVRLACADSTFFEFLMYVCCILMLLIPLSLILASYSLILTAVLHMKSTAAQKKAFATCSSHLAVVGLFYGAIIFIYMRPKSYHSVARDKVVSAFYTIFTPVLNPLIYSVRNKDVKEALRKWIEKHFLGHLR from the coding sequence ATGGAGGATTtaaatgacaccacagaaatgTTCATTCTCTTAGGGCTCTTTAACCACACTCAGACCCATGTGTTCCTCTTCTCCATGGTGCTCATGATCTTCCTCATCTCCCTGTTGGGCAATGCCCTCATGATCGTGCTCATCCATGAGGACCCTCAGCTTCATACGCCCATGTACTTTTTGCTTAGCCAGCTCTCCCTCATGGACATGATGCTGGTCTCCACCATAGTCCCCAAAATGGCAACCAACTACCTGATGGACACCAGGACCATCTCTCCTGCTGGCTGTGGAGCCCAGATCTTCCTGTTTGTCACTCTGGGAGGGGGTGAATGCTTCCTCTTAGCGGCCATGGcttatgaccgctatgtggccatctgtcacCCGCTGCGCTACCCCATCCTCATGAATCAGAAGCTCTGCTTCCAAATGACCGCAGGCTCCTGGCTTTTGGGAGGGGTGGATGGGCTGATGCAGGCTGGGACCACTCTGAGCTTTCCTTACTGCCATTCTCGGGAAATAAACCACTTCTTCTGTGAGGCACCCTCACTTGTGCGCCTTGCTTGTGCTGACAGTACATTTTTTGAATTTCTCATGTATGTGTGCTGCATCCTGATGCTCCTGatccctctgtctctcattctgGCCTCCTACAGTCTCATCTTGACTGCTGTCCTTCACATGAAGTCTACAGCTGCTCAGAAGAAAGCTTTTGCCACCTGCTCCTCTCACCTGGCTGTTGTGGGGCTCTTCTATGGAGCCATAATATTCATCTACATGAGGCCCAAATCCTACCATTCAGTGGCCCGTGACAAGGTGGTCTCTGCTTTCTACACCATTTTCACACCTGTGTTGAACCCCCTTATATACAGTGTGAGGAATAAAGACGTCAAGGAGGCTTTGAGAAAGTGGATAGAGAAACATTTTCTGGGACATCTACGGTGA